The DNA segment GAAGCGGAGAATGAGCTGAAGTTGTGGTTCAAGAAAGAGGAATTATATAACTACAAAAGGAAAGACTGGGAGATAATCCATTAAAAAGGTGAATAAAATGGAATTGAAGGTTCAGAGGCTGGATAAGGGAATTGAATTGCCAGATTACGCCCACGAAGGGGACGCAGCATTGGATTTAAGGTCAGCAGAAGAATTTGTATTGAAGCCGTTGGAGAAAAAGCTTGTGAAGACAGGAATTAAAGTGGCAATACCAAGAGAGCATGTCGGGTTGGTGTGGGACAGGAGCGGCCTGGCAGCAAAGAATGGCATTCATGTTCTGGCAGGAGTGATTGATTCAGGCTACAGGGGAGAAATCTGTGTTGTGCTAATAAATTTAGGGAAAGCAGAATTCATTGTAGAAAAAAATTCAAGGATAGCACAAATGCTCATACAGCCAGTGCAGACAGTGAAGGTAATTGAAACAGAATCATTAGAGGAAACAAGAAGGGGAGAAAAAGGTTTTGGGAGCACTGGAAACCATTAGTTTTTGAATAATTGATTGGTGAAAAAAGATGATAAGGAAGCCCATAATTGCAGTATTGGGGCACGTTGACTCAGGAAAAACCTCATTTTTGGATAGAATTAGAGGCACAACAATTGCAGCGCAAGAGGCAGGGGCAATAACACAGCACATTGGGGCAACAGAGGTGCCAATTGAAATAATAAAAGAATTATCCCAGGACTTATTGAAAAAATATCATTTCAGCCTGACAATCCCAGGCCTTTTATTCATTGACACTCCAGGCCACGAGGCATTCACAAATCTAAGGAAAAGAGGAGGCTCAATCGCAGACCTTGCAGTATTAATTATAGACATACAAAAAGGGATTGAACAGCAGACAGCAGAAGCAATAGAAATCCTGAAGGCATACAAGGTACCGTTCATTGCAGGCCTGACAAAAATAGACAAGCTCCAGCACTGGAA comes from the Candidatus Diapherotrites archaeon genome and includes:
- the dut gene encoding dUTP diphosphatase, translated to MELKVQRLDKGIELPDYAHEGDAALDLRSAEEFVLKPLEKKLVKTGIKVAIPREHVGLVWDRSGLAAKNGIHVLAGVIDSGYRGEICVVLINLGKAEFIVEKNSRIAQMLIQPVQTVKVIETESLEETRRGEKGFGSTGNH